A window of the Henckelia pumila isolate YLH828 chromosome 3, ASM3356847v2, whole genome shotgun sequence genome harbors these coding sequences:
- the LOC140886639 gene encoding dirigent protein 22-like encodes MAFKSLKLSLFLFLALFFASSLAELPQHKETGMTLYFQDYSGGPNATVIEITGPANDGLLAFTKFGAIFCTDDPITEGFDRESREIARAQGLYVTSALDGSNTHVLISVVFNDEEFKGSTLEIQGTSAQFERVREVAVVGGTGIFRLARGYATFETIHYDPSLHHAIIQCNITVLHY; translated from the exons ATGGCGTTTAAGTCCCTCAAGTTGTCCTTATTCCTATTTCTAGCGCTCTTCTTTGCAAGTTCCTTGGCGGAACTCCCCCAGCATAAAGAGACAGGGATGACACTATacttccaagactattctggtGGGCCCAATGCAACAGTGATCGAGATCACAGGCCCAGCAAATGATGGGCTTCTTGCGTTCACGAAGTTTGGGGCCATTTTCTGCACTGACGATCCAATAACAGAAGGATTTGACAGAG AGTCAAGAGAAATTGCAAGGGCCCAAGGTTTGTATGTAACCTCTGCATTGGATGGGTCAAATACTCATGTGTTGATATCTGTTGTGTTCAACGACGAAGAGTTCAAAGGTAGTACCTTGGAGATACAAGGTACAAGTGCTCAGTTCGAAAGGGTGAGGGAGGTGGCCGTGGTCGGCGGCACGGGAATATTCCGTCTCGCGAGGGGATACGCCACCTTCGAGACCATTCATTATGATCCCTCGTTGCATCATGCTATCATTCAATGCAACATCACCGTACTGCATTATTGA
- the LOC140886446 gene encoding diacylglycerol kinase 3-like translates to MDLPGTQTQVASARSSVIDSIRGCTMAGVRIPKEELRKKITFPEYIRLAVREAIQTKDVESPAVSGLYDAAHAGGAEPPEPPEFPLVVFINSKSGGRHGPELKARLKELMADEQIFDLSVVKPHEFVQYGLHCLEKFASLGDDSAATIREKLRIVVAGGDGTVGWVLGCLGELNKQDRLPVPPTGIIPLGTGNDLSRSFNWGGSFPFNWKSAIKRTLDKIANGPIGHLDSWQVLISMPAGKDLDIPYSLKPTKETPLDQELQVEEELPGMVSCYQGVFYNYFSLGMDAQVAYGFHHLRNERPYLAQGPISNKLIYSGYSCKQGWFFTPCSSDPGLRGLKNILRIYVKKVNCSQWEQISVPSSVRSVVVLNLPSYGSGRNPWGNLKPEYLEKRGFVEAHADDGLLEVFGLKHGWHASMVMVELISAKHIAQASAIRFELRGGEWTEAYMQIDGEPWKQPMNKEYSTFVEMKRVLHQSVMVKGE, encoded by the exons ATGGACTTACCGGGCACGCAGACCCAGGTGGCCTCCGCTCGGTCATCCGTCATTGACTCCATACGCGGCTGCACGATGGCCGGCGTGCGTATCCCCAAGGAGGAGCTGAGGAAGAAGATCACGTTCCCTGAGTACATCCGGCTCGCCGTCAGGGAGGCGATCCAGACCAAGGACGTTGAATCGCCTGCCGTTTCTGGGCTTTACGACGCGGCTCACGCGGGAGGAGCTGAGCCGCCGGAGCCGCCGGAGTTTCCCTTGGTCGTGTTCATCAATTCAAAGAGCGGCGGGAGGCATGGGCCCGAACTCAAGGCCCGACTGAAGGAGCTCATGGCGGACGAACAG ATTTTTGATCTTTCAGTTGTGAAGCCTCACGAATTTGTTCAGTATGGATTGCATTGCCTGGAGAAGTTTGCTAGTCTTGGAGATGACAGTGCCGCAACAATTCGTGAAAAACTTAGGATTGTG GTGGCAGGAGGTGATGGTACTGTTGGTTGGGTCCTTGGCTGTCTTGGAGAGCTTAACAAACAAGACCGGCTGCCAGTTCCTCCAACCGGAATTATACCACTTGGGACAGGAAATGATTTGTCTAGGAGTTTTAACTGG GGCGGATCATTCCCTTTTAATTGGAAATCAGCCATCAAAAGAACTCTTGACAAGATAGCTAATGGTCCTATTGGTCATTTGGACAg TTGGCAAGTTTTAATTTCAATGCCAGCTGGGAAGGATTTGGACATACCTTATTCTCTAAAACCCACAAAAGAAACACCCCTTGATCAG GAATTGCAAGTTGAAGAGGAGTTACCTGGAATGGTTTCCTGTTATCAGGGAgtcttttataattattttagtttag GTATGGATGCCCAGGTTGCTTACGGTTTCCACCATTTACGCAACGAAAGGCCTTACCTTGCTCAGGGTCCTATTTCAAACAAG TTAATTTATTCTGGATACAGTTGCAAGCAGGGGTGGTTTTTCACGCCATGCAGTAGTGATCCAGGTTTAAG AGGTTTGAAGAACATCTTGAGGATATATGTTAAGAAGGTCAATTGTTCACAATGGGAGCAAATCTCTGTCCCATCAAG TGTGAGGTCTGTAGTTGTCCTCAATCTCCCTAGCTATGGAAGTGGAAGAAATCCTTGGGGCAATTTGAAGCCAGAATATTTAGAAAAG AGAGGGTTTGTCGAGGCTCATGCTGACGATGGTTTGTTGGAAGTTTTTGGTTTGAAACATGGTTGGCATGCTTCAATGGTTATGGTTGAATTGATCTCGGCAAAACACATAGCCCAG GCCTCAGCTATTCGGTTTGAACTCAGGGGAGGAGAATGGACAGAGGCATACATGCAGATAGATGGTGAACCCTGGAAACAACCCATGAACAAGGAGTACTCGACTTTCGTGGAGATGAAACGGGTACTACATCAGTCTGTTATGGTCAAAGGAGAGTGA
- the LOC140892902 gene encoding uncharacterized protein — translation MDHEPQSDCASERRRRGSGKMRGTTSQVVVEDTAATEVAAQHGAPCGACKFLRRKCVGGCVFAPHFGSDQGAARFAAVHKVFGASNVSKLLLHIPANRRQDAVVTISYEAQARLSDPVYGCVSTIIALQQQVSSLQAELSMVQTQLINSKLATSNAFQNSAAPQHQHHHQHHPVAMLQQPAYSNTSSASNNLMLNFGNTFVGPNVFGEATATSTCFDPCIHHLYNRGNAGREEDDEDEETHDQVSFTNHIFQ, via the exons ATGGATCACGAACCACAGAGCGACTGCGCGTCGGAGAGGCGTCGGAGAGGCTCCGGAAAGATGCGTGGCACCACAAGCCAAGTCGTCGTCGAGGACACAGCTGCCACGGAAGTGGCGGCGCAGCATGGTGCGCCATGCGGCGCTTGCAAATTCTTGAGGAGGAAGTGCGTTGGTGGTTGTGTTTTCGCTCCTCATTTCGGGTCCGACCAGGGCGCGGCTCGGTTCGCGGCCGTGCACAAGGTGTTTGGGGCTAGCAATGTGTCTAAGCTTTTGTTGCATATTCCGGCTAACCGGCGACAGGACGCGGTGGTTACGATATCCTATGAGGCTCAAGCCAGGCTCTCAGACCCCGTCTACGGTTGTGTGTCGACTATTATTGCTCTGCAGCAACAG GTATCATCTCTTCAAGCAGAGCTATCAATGGTGCAGACTCAGTTGATTAACAGCAAGCTCGCGACGTCGAATGCATTCCAGAATTCCGCAGCACCGCAACACCAACACCACCACCAGCACCACCCCGTCGCGATGCTGCAGCAGCCAGCTTATTCCAACACCTCTTCAGCTTCAAACAATCTCATGCTCAACTTCGGAAACACTTTCGTCGGCCCCAACGTCTTCGGCGAGGCCACCGCCACCTCCACCTGTTTCGACCCCTGCATTCATCATCTGTATAATCGCGGTAACGCTGGACGAGAGGAggatgatgaagatgaagaaacccATGATCAAGTTTCTTTCACCAACCATATTTTTCAGTGA